The following proteins are co-located in the Clostridiales bacterium genome:
- a CDS encoding pantoate--beta-alanine ligase, producing MKIVKTIQEVREQVRTWRTEGLTVGFVPTMGYLHEGHQSLILRADGENDRVVVSIFINPLQFGEKEDIESYPVDLERDREICASAGADLIFHPDSQEMYGRDFCSFVDMDGLTETLCGKSRPGHFRGVCTVVMKLFNIVKPDRAYFGQKDAQQIAVIQRMVRDLNLDLQIVPCETVREADGLAKSSRNVRLNPEERKASNILHEALLLAEKSLDAGVRASDEIERAIRDTIQGEKLARLDYAEIVDLQTLKPVEVIRAPALVAAAVYIGNTRLIDNFIYRN from the coding sequence ATGAAAATTGTAAAAACTATTCAAGAGGTTCGTGAGCAAGTAAGAACCTGGAGGACAGAAGGCCTGACGGTCGGATTTGTACCAACAATGGGCTACTTGCATGAAGGACATCAAAGCCTGATTCTTCGGGCAGACGGTGAAAATGACCGCGTTGTTGTCAGCATCTTTATCAATCCTTTACAATTCGGAGAAAAAGAAGATATAGAAAGCTATCCTGTGGATCTGGAAAGAGATAGGGAAATCTGCGCCTCTGCTGGTGCAGATTTGATTTTTCATCCTGACAGCCAGGAGATGTACGGAAGAGATTTTTGTTCCTTTGTAGATATGGATGGGCTGACTGAAACCCTCTGTGGGAAAAGCCGGCCCGGGCACTTCCGGGGAGTATGCACTGTAGTAATGAAGCTGTTTAATATTGTGAAACCGGACAGGGCCTACTTTGGACAAAAGGACGCCCAGCAAATTGCAGTAATCCAAAGAATGGTCCGGGATCTGAATCTTGACCTTCAGATTGTTCCCTGCGAAACGGTAAGGGAAGCCGATGGTTTGGCGAAAAGCTCGCGGAATGTCCGCTTAAATCCCGAGGAAAGAAAAGCATCGAACATACTGCATGAGGCATTGCTGCTGGCGGAAAAAAGTCTGGACGCTGGGGTACGGGCCTCGGATGAAATAGAACGAGCCATACGAGATACGATTCAAGGGGAGAAACTTGCTCGGCTGGATTACGCAGAAATTGTAGATCTTCAAACCTTGAAGCCTGTGGAGGTGATCCGGGCACCTGCGCTGGTGGCAGCAGCGGTTTACATCGGAAACACCAGACTCATCGACAATTTCATCTACAGAAATTAA
- a CDS encoding nucleoside-diphosphate kinase → MERTYVMLKPDAVERKLAGLIIQRIEAKGYRIAEIKIMTLTKEVLREHYAHVADKPFYPEMESYMMSGPVWAMIVEGENAVKGMRTLIGATKFEDALSGTIRGDFAGSTTRNVIHGADSPENAEIEIKRFFQVC, encoded by the coding sequence ATGGAAAGAACTTATGTCATGCTGAAGCCAGATGCTGTTGAGAGAAAACTGGCAGGCCTTATTATTCAGAGGATAGAGGCCAAAGGGTACCGGATTGCGGAAATAAAGATCATGACACTGACGAAAGAGGTTTTAAGAGAGCATTACGCCCATGTGGCCGATAAGCCGTTCTATCCTGAAATGGAGTCCTATATGATGTCGGGGCCGGTGTGGGCAATGATCGTAGAAGGAGAGAATGCGGTGAAAGGGATGAGAACCCTCATCGGTGCTACAAAATTTGAGGATGCGCTTTCCGGCACCATCCGGGGAGACTTTGCTGGATCTACTACGCGGAATGTGATCCACGGAGCAGACTCTCCCGAGAATGCAGAAATTGAGATCAAACGATTCTTTCAAGTTTGTTGA